CAACACTAAACAAATGGGCAAAATACTCCTGGGTGCGGCCGGAATATATTCATTGGTATTATGCTACAAAACATACCAGCAGGTACAGGTATGGAAGAACGATGATACACTTTGGTCGAATACAATAAAAAAATACCCGGGTGATAACCGCATAGTGTTGAGTTATTTCAATCGTGCTTCTTACTATTATATGCAGAATAAATTCGATGCCGCGCTGAATGACTTTTTAGTGATCTCCAAACAAAACTCAAAAGACGACAATGTTATGGTGCGCATAGGAACTATATACGGCCAGCAAAAAAACGACCTTAACAACGCTATTTTATACTTCCGGAAAGCTTATGAAGTGAACCCGCAAAACACAGAAGCATTAAAATACCTGGCTACTGCCTATGGCCTCAAAGGGGACTTTACAAGTTCACTGGCTTACGCGCAGGAAGGCATTAAACTATCTCCCAACGACCCCGACCTGTACATAAATGCGGCAGTGAGTCTGCATAACCTGGGAAAAATTGAAGAAGAAACCATTTACAAAAACAAAGCGGAAGAGCTTAAAAGGCAAAAGGGGCAGTAAAATATTTGTTCCACATTAATACAGAACCTTCTGAAAAACTATCTCAAGAAATACTATGCAACAAACAGCCCGACTCGTCAGGCTGGCTAAGTCGAAGTCGGGCTCCGGCAAGCTTATACAAAAATTTTTGGATGACAGACACGCTCAAACCCAGCACCGACAACTGAATTACCATTTTGGTATTTAGCCGCAAACACAAACTTTTTTTATTGAATTGTCTTGAGTACCTTAGAGGAATAAACTAACACAATTAAACACCATGCTTGTAAAACTTAACCTTGCACTTGCTTTTGAAACGCTTGTTTTAATTGCCGCGCTTTTTTTATTGATATATATTAATAAAAATCAACTGAGTAAATGGTACCGGTATGCCGGCATAGCCATTGTCGTTTTTATTATGGGATTAATGTTATGTTCTGTTGCAGCCAGCTGCCGCATGTGCGGACATAAAAAAATGGGCGGCTGTGAAATGAGCGGCATGGGGAAACACAAACGCATGATGTGCATGAGTGCAACAATGCAGGGCGGTTGTTGTGAACAGATGATGCAGGGTTGTGGCAACAAAATGATGGGTTGCGGAATGGGACATGGAATGGGAATGGGAATGCATCATGGATCCTGCGGAATGGGTATGGGTAGTGGCTGTATGATGGGTTCTGACAAAGGCCACTGCGGAATGGACAAAGAAGACTGCGGAATGAAAAACGATGATGAAAAAGAAGAGTGCATGAAAAAATGCGGCAAAGATTCCATTATTAAAAAAGAAGTGATCATTAAAAAGTAAAAAAAGACTTGGGCTAAAACCCTCATTTCCCAGCCAATTTAATTGCCCCGGCATTAATGCCGGGGCAATTAAAATTCAGTATCTCCGGCTTTAGCCCCAACCTACAAATCGACAATTGGTTAATTTCATAATCTCCTGTTATGTTAAATCCTCAAACATTAAAGTTTTTAGCTTCGTTAAAAAAGAACAACAACAAAGAATGGTTTGATAAAAACCGTCCGGCATACGAAACTGCGAGAAAGGATTTTCAGACTTTTGTTGACACCCTCATACCCGAACTTGCACGTTTCGACAAGGCTGTGACGGGACTTGAAGGCAAAAAGTGTTTATTCCGCATAAACCGAGATGTACGCTTTTCGAAAAACAAATCTCCCTACAAAACCAATTTTGGCGCCATTATTAATCCAGGCGGGAAAAAATCAAACCTGCCCGGTTATTATATTCATATTGAGCCGGGAGCGGCCTTTATTGCAGGTGGCGTATGGATGCCAGAAGCTGATAAACTGAATGCCATTCGCCAGGAGATCGATTACAATCTCCCCGAATTTCAAAAAATAGTGAACGATAAAAATTTCAAAAAGCATTTCGGAAAATTAAGCCAGGAGGATAAACTTGTCAATCCACCCAAAGGGTATGATAAAGAAAATCCCGCACTTGAATTGTTAAAATTAAAAAGCTTTATTGCCTATAAAGATCTGAATTCAAAAGTGCTCACTTCCAAAACATTCTTAAAACAATGTGTTGAAACATTCAAAGCGATGTATGCATTGAATTTGTTTTTGAGAAGGGCGATGGATTAGCCTCACCCTGCCCTCTCCGAAGGAGAGGGTGCTAACGCACTTGCCTTGTTTTCAAAAAACATCCGAAAATTATTAACTTTGCATCGTATCTAAAATCATAATTACTATGACAGCTACTGCAATAAAAAAAGAGTTAAACGCTTATTTGCCTCTGTTATCAAACAAGCAACAAGAATTATTGCTATCTATGGTAAAAAACATATTACACATAGAACCATCCGGCCAACGGATAAGCGTTAAGCAATATAATAAAGAAATAGCCAAAGCAGAAAAGCAAATAGCCAAGGGGAAATTCACAACACAAGAGGATTTGAAAAAAGAAATGAAGGGATGGTAAAAGGTAAAGCTTATAAAATAATTTGGGCTGACTTAGCCAAAGAACAACTAAAAGATATTTACAAATACATTAAAAAAGATTCTGAGCAAAATGCTAAAAAAGTGCGCTCGGCTATTTTGGTATCCACAGCTGTTTTAGAAACAGGCAAGGAAATATACAAAGCGGCTCAACTCAAAATAAATAATAAAGGGAATTACAGAGCCTATATTATTTACAGTTACCGCATAACATACAAAATAGAAGTTGATACCATTGAAATATTAAGAGTGAGACATACCAGCAGAGAACCACTGGAGCATTGATTTTCCCATTGTGCACTTTTTTGAGAAGGGTGAGGACCTACTTCCTCAACTCAAAATTCTTCCCCAAATAAACCTTCCTCACCTGCTCATCATTCGCAAGGTCTTCGGCCGAACCGGCTTTAAGGATAGAGCCTTCAAACAACAGGTAGGCCCGGTCGGTGATACTTAATGTTTCGTGTACATTGTGGTCGGTGATCAATATGCCGATATTTTTTGCTTTCAGCTTATGCACTACGGCCTGTATATCTTCAACAGCAATGGGATCAACACCGGCAAAAGGTTCGTCGAGTAAAATAAATTTAGGATCAACAGCGAGGCAGCGTGCTATCTCTGTTCTTCTGCGCTCACCGCCCGAAAGCCGGTCGCCGATGCTTTTGCGTATATGCTGCAGGCCGAATTCATCCAGCAGCAGCTCCAGTTTTTCGGCCTGTTCCTTTTTATCAAGCTTTGTCATTTCAAGAATGGCCTTTATGTTATCCTCCACACTCAGCTTGCGGAATACCGATGCCTCCTGCGGCAAATAACCAATACCCATCTGGGCGCGTTTGTACATGGGCTGTTCGGTAATATCTGTGTCATCCAGGAAAATTTTACCGGAGTTCGGTTTTATCATTCCCACGATCATATAAAACGATGTGGTTTTCCCCGCACCATTAGGACCCAGCAACCCAACAATCTCGCCCTGGCTTACCTGCACCGACACATCTTTTGCCACCGCGCGGCTTTTATATTTTTTGGTAATATTTTCTGTACGTAAAATCATACTACTACGCCCATTGCCTGAATAAGATTGCGACTTCAGTAAATCCTGATTCATATTTTACTTTATTTGAATTATGTAACATAAGCTTCGTAGTACGCTGTATCAGAATGAAAGTTGAATAGAGCCCCGTATACCAAATTTAGAAATATCCGGTTTATCTAAGTACGTCAATCTCCAGAAAGCATCAAAGCGGAAAATTTTGGCGATATTTTCAACGCCCGCGCCTACTTCGGCATAAGCGCCCTTATCCAGCCAGGATAAACCGTTTGGCAGAACAGTTACATCAAGATTCTTAGGGTTTAAGTGTCCCAGCAATCCTTTCGCGATAAACACTTCTCTCCATTTCAACTTTCTGAATAACGGAATACGGTTAAAAAAGAACCCGTCAAAGTGGTGAAATATGGAAATCGTAATATAGCGGTCGCTCACAAACTCGAAAAAATTCATGAGGTTGTAGGAAGAGTAATCGTAAATGTATGTTTCATTACCGGGATGAATAAAGCCGAAAGGGGTGAAATACAAACGATCATCAATGCTCGCTACCATTCTGTGATAATCATACTCCCCTCCAAAAATGCCGCTCCCTCCATACGTATACTGAAAGGTTAACACAGGCGAGCGTGTTCCAAGACTGGTACGGGTAAATCCATCACCAACAAATTTTTCATCACGCGCATAACGTGTAACAAGACTAAATTCAGACGCATTAATGAATTCCCGTTCATCCAGTTTGCTGTTGAGTGTATTAAATAAATATTTGTCACCCAATATCTGGCTAAATATCCTGTTCGTAAAAAGCAACTTATTGCTGAATCCGGGATACCACTCCTGTTCATAAAAAGCTTCGGTCTTTTCAATAGCCGTCATGTTTTTAAGCGATCGCGCCCTGAAAACGGATGACAGGATATTATCCTGCGAAAAAGCGGTTGCGCTTTGTCCCAGCACTTCGTAATCATTCTTGTAAGATACACCGGCTATTATCCTGGGCTTCTTGGATAAAAATGTTTTGTAACCCATACTGTATTTGAACTGCTTATCCTTTATTCCGTAAGCTACGTATCCGTTCAGTTCATACCATTCGCTGAAAGCAATACTTGTACGGCCCCCGAAACGCAAACGCCAACCCTCTATTCCGTTAAAACTTGCCAGGTTATAATAGGGACCAATATCAAAGTAATTAAATGTTTTATACCCGCTTATAAAAATTGTCACAATATCCACCCAGGTTTTATATATAGGAAGCGTTTGAATGGTATCAACCATTTTGTAAATAGCCTTTTCATTTTTAGTGAGTGTATCATGGCGCACACCATTCCAATAGTCATCATTCCTCTTCAACGCCTCATCATCAACAACCAGGTTAGTGGCATCTGAATAAAAGTCGCCGAAATGTGGTTTGTTAATGACAAAGTTTTTATACGAAGTTGTTTTACGTCCGTATATCCCCATTGTATTGTCCTTAACCGAAAAGTCGATCACCAGCTTATCTTTATGGAGCATCCAAACGCTGTCAACACGTTCGTAATCCTGTATCACAGACAAGCCATTAATAAAATTAATATTGGCATCATTGGCTATACTCATCTCCAGGCGCTTAATAGCGAACGTTGTATCCGCGATCCACATGTTTCCCTCAAAACAAAATTCCTGTTTGCGTTTGGGCTTGAATTGGATCTGGTAGCACCAGTGATTGTCAACATACATACTATCGATCAGGTAATACTTATAAAAGAAAAGTCCATTATCAGAAACGGGACTGGCAAAACCCTTGGAGAATAGAATAATGCTGTTTTCATAGACATTAAGATTCAGATACATATCGCCCAGAAATTGTGATATACTGGAGTTCTGCACACCGGAAATTTTACTTGCTTTTACAACTTCCTTTTTCTCTTTCGGATCGCGGCGATAATAATAATCGGAAAGCGTTTCGGTTATAAAAAGCGGGAGAAAAGGTTTTTCACTCCTGTTTGTGCTGTCAATATTATCAAAAATAAATTTAATGGGTTTCATTATTTTCCGATTCTTGAATTCCTTGTTGATATTATTCAGATCGAACTCCAGCTTGTTGTAAGATTCATACTGGTATGCATCCAAAAGATCTCTGTCATTTTTAGGTTTATGAGCGATCACTTTACGCAATATCCGGTGAGCCGGATTTTCACCCGCTTTCACTTCAACCACCTGCAGGTTGATAGCATTCTCTTCCAATAAAATTGTAATGTTCTGGGAGACATTACGCCTGATCCCGACCGTCGTACTCTTATATCCAACAAAGGTCGCGACAACAGAATCCGAAACCGCATTGGTGCTTATATCGTAATTGCCGTCAAAATCACTGGTGGCACCATTCTTCGTGCCTTTGAAAATAACATTTACAAATGGTAAAGGCTCCTTGGTTTTAGCATCGAGTATCTTACCGGTAACTCTTGTCTGCGCAAAGGCTCCACCTGTCAGCAATAAAATTGCTATCACACAAAATAAACCTCTCATAATACGTAGTGCCATTTAAACTATTAAAATACATTTTTTTACGCAGTGTGCGCAGCTTTTGTTTCAATTATCCATGACTGCACCATATAATTCAGGAGTCCAATTAAAAATTGTATTCTTCTTTCGATCGGCATTATACCATTGGGCTTATACCTTTTTAGTATCAACATTAGTTGGGATCATCCTGAAGGAATTCCGGCTGGAGAAAAAGGGTTCCGGGCCTACATTTATACCATGGCTATATGAGTTTGCGGAAAGCAAACTGGCCAACGCTGCTGGTGTGTATACTGCACTAGAAAAAGCTGTTCAAAGGGAAGACTCATTCAGCAGGGATACCAAGCTCTTTAAACTTATTAATATAACTTTCAAATTCAGTTACAGGATCATCAATATTCCATATAGAACTGTGGATTGCAAGTCCGTAAAATCCAATCTCCTGCACTTTCGCTATATGATCAACATCAACTCCCCCGCGTGCTATAACTTTATAAGGTGTCTTTTTCAATGTGCCTATCAGGCTATGCTCGGTAAACCCGGCCTGGTACTTGGATGTTGAACTGTCGAAGATAGGACTGAGAAAAACATAATTGTATTGCTTTTCGGCTTCCAGTATATTTCCAAGCTTAGTGTATGAAGTTGTAACCAAAATACCGGGCTTCCGTCTTCTGATCATCATAAGTGTAAACCAGGTCTTGAGCCTTCTCCGTTTATGGGATTTGGTAAGATGTATCCCCTTCAGATCAAATTTTAAGGCCAGGTTGTGATGCGAATGAATAATTATACGGTTATGGTATTTAGATGGAATACTTTGCAGAAACTTCCTGAGTTTTGGCGTGGAATATTTCGGCTTGCGGAGATGTAGTGTCTGAAGCCCCTTTTCAAACAGACTCGTTAATATCTCTACTTCCTTTTCAATACCCGATGATGATGAAATCAGTATCAGCTTCATACAATCCCCACTTAATTATTCAAAATAATACCCTTATGAACAGCCTCCGCTATTGATAATAAAAGTCCGGCATCACTCTCAAGCGCGTTACCGATAACAAGTATATCCGCTCCGGCCTGTACAGCTATATTCGCTTGTTCAACCGACTTTATACCGCCTCCAACAACCAATGGTACCCTAATATTTTCTTTAACACTTTTAATCATTTGTCCGCTTACCGGTTTAAGCGCCCCGCTTCCGCCATCAAGATAGATCAGTTTAAGTCCCAGCATTTCACCTGCCATTGCAGTACAGGCCGCGATATCGCTTTTATCATGCGGAAGCGGCATCGTATTACTGATATAGGAGGCACTGGTTTGTTGGCCGCTGTCAACTAAAATATAACCGGTTGAAAGTATTTCGAGACCACTGTGCTTTAAATACGGGGCTGCAACAACATGCTGTCCGATTAACAGATCGGGATTGCGGCCGGATATAAGAGATATCAATAAAATACCATCCGCTTTATCACAAATCTGCATTGTGCTTCCCGGGAAAATAATGACAGGTATAGTGGAATGTTTTTTTATTTCCTTTATGCAGCGCTCAATGC
This DNA window, taken from Bacteroidota bacterium, encodes the following:
- a CDS encoding carboxypeptidase-like regulatory domain-containing protein, whose protein sequence is MALRIMRGLFCVIAILLLTGGAFAQTRVTGKILDAKTKEPLPFVNVIFKGTKNGATSDFDGNYDISTNAVSDSVVATFVGYKSTTVGIRRNVSQNITILLEENAINLQVVEVKAGENPAHRILRKVIAHKPKNDRDLLDAYQYESYNKLEFDLNNINKEFKNRKIMKPIKFIFDNIDSTNRSEKPFLPLFITETLSDYYYRRDPKEKKEVVKASKISGVQNSSISQFLGDMYLNLNVYENSIILFSKGFASPVSDNGLFFYKYYLIDSMYVDNHWCYQIQFKPKRKQEFCFEGNMWIADTTFAIKRLEMSIANDANINFINGLSVIQDYERVDSVWMLHKDKLVIDFSVKDNTMGIYGRKTTSYKNFVINKPHFGDFYSDATNLVVDDEALKRNDDYWNGVRHDTLTKNEKAIYKMVDTIQTLPIYKTWVDIVTIFISGYKTFNYFDIGPYYNLASFNGIEGWRLRFGGRTSIAFSEWYELNGYVAYGIKDKQFKYSMGYKTFLSKKPRIIAGVSYKNDYEVLGQSATAFSQDNILSSVFRARSLKNMTAIEKTEAFYEQEWYPGFSNKLLFTNRIFSQILGDKYLFNTLNSKLDEREFINASEFSLVTRYARDEKFVGDGFTRTSLGTRSPVLTFQYTYGGSGIFGGEYDYHRMVASIDDRLYFTPFGFIHPGNETYIYDYSSYNLMNFFEFVSDRYITISIFHHFDGFFFNRIPLFRKLKWREVFIAKGLLGHLNPKNLDVTVLPNGLSWLDKGAYAEVGAGVENIAKIFRFDAFWRLTYLDKPDISKFGIRGSIQLSF
- the lptB gene encoding LPS export ABC transporter ATP-binding protein, which encodes MILRTENITKKYKSRAVAKDVSVQVSQGEIVGLLGPNGAGKTTSFYMIVGMIKPNSGKIFLDDTDITEQPMYKRAQMGIGYLPQEASVFRKLSVEDNIKAILEMTKLDKKEQAEKLELLLDEFGLQHIRKSIGDRLSGGERRRTEIARCLAVDPKFILLDEPFAGVDPIAVEDIQAVVHKLKAKNIGILITDHNVHETLSITDRAYLLFEGSILKAGSAEDLANDEQVRKVYLGKNFELRK
- a CDS encoding type II toxin-antitoxin system RelE/ParE family toxin, whose amino-acid sequence is MVKGKAYKIIWADLAKEQLKDIYKYIKKDSEQNAKKVRSAILVSTAVLETGKEIYKAAQLKINNKGNYRAYIIYSYRITYKIEVDTIEILRVRHTSREPLEH
- a CDS encoding DUF2461 domain-containing protein; the protein is MLNPQTLKFLASLKKNNNKEWFDKNRPAYETARKDFQTFVDTLIPELARFDKAVTGLEGKKCLFRINRDVRFSKNKSPYKTNFGAIINPGGKKSNLPGYYIHIEPGAAFIAGGVWMPEADKLNAIRQEIDYNLPEFQKIVNDKNFKKHFGKLSQEDKLVNPPKGYDKENPALELLKLKSFIAYKDLNSKVLTSKTFLKQCVETFKAMYALNLFLRRAMD
- a CDS encoding geranylgeranylglyceryl/heptaprenylglyceryl phosphate synthase, whose amino-acid sequence is MLASIYTTIQEKIRSGQKQLAVLIDPDKFESTEIVEIANDAKVDYFFVGGSLMAGGSIERCIKEIKKHSTIPVIIFPGSTMQICDKADGILLISLISGRNPDLLIGQHVVAAPYLKHSGLEILSTGYILVDSGQQTSASYISNTMPLPHDKSDIAACTAMAGEMLGLKLIYLDGGSGALKPVSGQMIKSVKENIRVPLVVGGGIKSVEQANIAVQAGADILVIGNALESDAGLLLSIAEAVHKGIILNN
- a CDS encoding thiamine phosphate synthase, producing MKLILISSSSGIEKEVEILTSLFEKGLQTLHLRKPKYSTPKLRKFLQSIPSKYHNRIIIHSHHNLALKFDLKGIHLTKSHKRRRLKTWFTLMMIRRRKPGILVTTSYTKLGNILEAEKQYNYVFLSPIFDSSTSKYQAGFTEHSLIGTLKKTPYKVIARGGVDVDHIAKVQEIGFYGLAIHSSIWNIDDPVTEFESYINKFKELGIPAE